A DNA window from Cobetia marina contains the following coding sequences:
- a CDS encoding penicillin-binding protein activator — MGQTWNRAPDNVLRTASTIRHKSLRLPRTSLRGLAGMAIAALLLAGCAGQSSRPSGPGADALLAQAEQQQGQQAAGTRLQAADILARSGDNAQAITITSDIDPASLEPQQRVQWALLLSRIALEQQDGWNTILATSVLEDDITMSSGDQRTLRKRRGLALGMVGEPLASAQTLIALQADTDDLSINDTLWEQLTRLSPSQLGELASANAIASGWTDLLRLQRRFGGNIDQMFSAINDWADANPQHPAARQMPQGILDLRELSGQEVRKIAVFLPQSGPLKRIAQAIREGIEARHRSAIDNAEATPQLSFFDTSSADLKTLYARATMEGAQVVLGPLDKQLVSQLETQNSLPLPTLALNYGTHERNQADNLFQYGLSAEDEARQVALRASLDGHRGAAAMIPDNAWGQRVYSAFRDRFEQEGGDIVSIERYNPKGPVSEAVKDLLSVSSQDQARMKSAKKSGSKYGRAHSGNIDMIFLLALPSYARQVPPMLDFYYAGNLPIYGTSHLYEGSPQPAQDGDLNGVNFVDIPWEVPQASSGGKATLPEADTYRALSDASPRMLKLNAMGVDAYRLAQRVPLMLAGAGGELFGATGSLFPRHDGRIERTLPWAEFRGGVPRPPLKGASSRTVEAYTP, encoded by the coding sequence ATGGGCCAGACATGGAATCGTGCGCCTGACAACGTGCTGCGCACTGCGTCAACCATTCGGCACAAGAGCTTGCGCCTCCCGCGCACCAGCCTGCGCGGACTGGCCGGCATGGCCATCGCGGCACTGCTGCTGGCCGGGTGTGCCGGGCAGTCCTCCCGTCCCAGCGGACCGGGGGCGGACGCGCTGCTGGCTCAAGCGGAGCAACAACAGGGCCAACAGGCCGCCGGCACCCGACTGCAGGCCGCCGATATCCTAGCACGCAGCGGCGACAACGCGCAGGCGATCACCATCACCTCGGACATCGACCCCGCGAGTCTGGAACCCCAGCAACGCGTGCAATGGGCCCTGTTGCTGTCGCGCATCGCCCTCGAGCAGCAGGATGGCTGGAACACGATACTCGCCACGTCCGTGCTGGAAGACGACATCACGATGTCCAGCGGCGATCAGCGCACGCTGCGCAAGCGTCGCGGCCTGGCGCTCGGCATGGTCGGCGAACCTCTGGCCAGTGCCCAGACGCTGATTGCCCTGCAGGCGGACACTGATGACCTCAGCATCAATGACACCCTGTGGGAACAGCTCACGCGCCTGTCTCCCAGCCAGCTTGGCGAGCTGGCCAGCGCCAACGCCATTGCCAGCGGCTGGACGGACCTGCTGCGTCTGCAGCGGCGCTTCGGCGGCAACATCGACCAGATGTTTTCCGCCATCAACGACTGGGCGGATGCCAATCCGCAGCATCCGGCCGCACGCCAGATGCCGCAGGGCATCCTCGATCTGCGCGAGCTCTCCGGCCAGGAAGTCCGCAAGATCGCGGTCTTCCTTCCGCAGTCCGGCCCACTCAAGCGTATCGCGCAGGCAATTCGTGAGGGCATCGAGGCACGCCATCGCAGCGCCATCGACAATGCCGAAGCCACGCCGCAGCTGAGCTTCTTCGATACCTCAAGCGCCGATCTCAAGACATTGTATGCCCGCGCGACCATGGAGGGAGCTCAGGTCGTGCTCGGCCCGCTGGACAAGCAGCTGGTCAGCCAGCTCGAGACCCAGAACAGCCTGCCGCTGCCGACCCTGGCCCTCAATTACGGCACCCATGAGCGCAATCAGGCCGACAACCTCTTCCAGTACGGCCTGTCCGCCGAAGACGAAGCGCGCCAGGTCGCACTGCGCGCCTCACTTGACGGCCATCGTGGTGCCGCGGCCATGATTCCCGACAATGCCTGGGGTCAGCGCGTCTACAGCGCCTTCCGTGATCGCTTCGAGCAGGAAGGTGGCGACATCGTTTCCATCGAGCGCTACAACCCCAAGGGCCCGGTCAGTGAAGCGGTCAAGGATCTGCTTTCCGTCTCCAGCCAGGATCAGGCGCGCATGAAATCCGCCAAGAAATCCGGCAGCAAGTATGGCCGCGCCCACTCCGGCAACATCGACATGATCTTCCTGCTGGCGCTGCCAAGCTACGCTCGTCAGGTGCCGCCGATGCTGGACTTCTACTACGCGGGCAACCTGCCGATCTACGGCACCTCACACCTTTATGAAGGCTCCCCCCAGCCCGCTCAGGATGGCGACCTCAATGGCGTCAATTTCGTCGACATCCCTTGGGAAGTGCCGCAGGCCTCCTCCGGCGGCAAGGCCACTCTGCCGGAAGCCGATACCTATCGCGCCCTGTCGGATGCCTCTCCGCGCATGCTCAAGCTCAATGCCATGGGCGTCGATGCCTATCGCCTGGCACAGCGCGTTCCGCTGATGCTGGCCGGTGCCGGCGGGGAACTCTTCGGAGCGACCGGCAGTCTATTCCCGCGTCATGATGGACGCATCGAACGCACGCTGCCGTGGGCGGAGTTCAGAGGCGGCGTACCACGCCCGCCGCTGAAAGGCGCCAGCAGCCGCACCGTCGAAGCCTACACGCCCTGA
- a CDS encoding YraN family protein, whose product MARPGTTGQEPPQRRARARGAVIEAEVEKWLSARGLVPVTRNSHAKGGEIDLIMRDGDTLVFIEVRYRASSRFGSALESVTATKQRRLIKAARFYLAHHGLSCSCRFDVVGVEGPPPLAIHWIRHAFEAF is encoded by the coding sequence ATGGCGCGCCCTGGAACGACCGGGCAGGAGCCACCACAGCGTCGCGCGAGAGCGCGCGGCGCCGTGATCGAAGCCGAGGTCGAGAAATGGCTGTCAGCCAGAGGTCTCGTGCCTGTCACGCGCAATTCGCATGCCAAGGGCGGCGAGATCGACTTGATCATGCGTGATGGTGACACCCTGGTGTTCATCGAAGTGCGTTACCGCGCCAGCTCCCGGTTCGGCAGCGCACTGGAAAGCGTGACCGCCACCAAGCAACGCCGGCTGATCAAGGCCGCGCGTTTTTATCTGGCCCATCACGGGCTATCATGTTCCTGCCGCTTCGACGTGGTCGGCGTGGAGGGCCCTCCCCCTCTCGCCATTCACTGGATACGCCACGCATTCGAAGCGTTCTGA
- a CDS encoding peptidoglycan D,D-transpeptidase FtsI family protein — MGSARYRIMLGIVFAGLLALVGRIGYLQLFDQQFLQDQGDARTLRVDSINAHRGMITDRSGEPLAISTPVITLWADPRLVPDDPVRLSLLARALGQQPDDLIRRVRQYRDAGKGFMYIKRQMTPPQAQPAIDLDVPGVHHKQEYKRYYPSGEVSAQLVGVTNVDDKGQEGLELAYNSYLSGTPGKRRVLKDRKGRLVRDLHLISEAKPGGDLTLSIDLRLQYMAYRELKAAVAEHRADGGTLVMMDARTGEVLAMVNQKSYNPNNRAGLDPAGLRNRAITDAFEPGSVMKPLAMSAGLASGKYQPDSVIDTTPGYMRVDRFTIRDFRNYGKLDMAGILYHSSNIGMSRMALSLEDDAVWNRYYELGLGQAPGTGFPGETTGVLPAPTNWSRSKRASMSYGYGISVSALQLASAYTALANDGRRLAPSLLKVNTPPVGDQIISPENSHALLGMMEKIVQPNGPAKRAVVEGYRIAGKTGTVRKVTSGGYQKTAYRSLFAGIAPVSDPRIVTVVMIENPKGEEYYGGLVAAPVFGRVVGKALRLLDVPPDSAVGE, encoded by the coding sequence ATGGGGTCCGCCCGCTATCGCATCATGCTGGGTATCGTGTTCGCAGGGCTCCTGGCCCTGGTGGGGCGTATCGGCTATTTGCAGCTCTTCGATCAGCAGTTCCTTCAGGATCAAGGGGATGCGCGCACCCTGCGCGTCGACAGCATCAACGCGCACCGTGGCATGATCACCGATCGCAGTGGCGAGCCGCTGGCCATCTCGACGCCGGTCATCACGCTGTGGGCGGACCCGCGTCTGGTGCCGGATGATCCGGTGCGCCTGTCACTGCTGGCACGCGCGCTCGGCCAGCAGCCTGACGACCTGATCCGCCGTGTGCGCCAATATCGTGATGCCGGCAAGGGCTTCATGTACATCAAGCGTCAGATGACCCCTCCTCAGGCACAACCCGCCATCGACCTGGATGTTCCGGGTGTCCACCACAAGCAGGAATACAAGCGTTACTACCCCTCGGGCGAGGTCTCCGCACAGCTGGTCGGCGTGACCAATGTCGATGACAAGGGCCAGGAGGGGCTTGAGCTTGCCTACAATTCCTACCTCTCCGGTACGCCGGGCAAGCGTCGCGTGCTCAAGGACCGCAAGGGACGCCTGGTGCGTGACCTGCATCTGATCAGCGAAGCCAAGCCTGGTGGTGATTTGACCCTCTCCATCGACCTGCGTCTTCAGTACATGGCCTACCGTGAGCTGAAGGCCGCCGTGGCCGAGCACCGTGCCGACGGTGGCACCCTGGTGATGATGGACGCTCGCACGGGAGAAGTGCTGGCGATGGTCAATCAGAAGTCCTACAACCCCAACAATCGTGCGGGGCTTGACCCTGCCGGTCTGCGCAACCGTGCGATCACCGATGCCTTCGAGCCGGGCTCGGTCATGAAGCCTCTGGCGATGAGTGCAGGTCTGGCCTCCGGCAAGTATCAGCCGGACTCGGTGATCGACACTACGCCGGGTTACATGCGGGTCGACCGCTTCACGATTCGCGATTTCCGCAATTACGGCAAGCTCGACATGGCCGGCATTCTCTATCACTCCTCCAACATCGGCATGAGCCGCATGGCGCTGAGCCTCGAGGATGACGCGGTATGGAATCGCTATTATGAGCTGGGTCTGGGGCAGGCGCCGGGTACCGGCTTCCCGGGCGAGACGACGGGCGTTCTGCCGGCCCCGACCAACTGGTCGCGCAGCAAGCGGGCCTCCATGTCCTACGGGTACGGGATCAGTGTCTCGGCCTTGCAGCTGGCCAGCGCCTATACCGCGCTGGCCAATGATGGTCGCCGGCTGGCGCCGTCGCTGCTCAAGGTGAATACCCCGCCGGTGGGGGATCAGATCATCTCGCCCGAGAATTCCCATGCCCTGCTCGGGATGATGGAGAAGATCGTCCAGCCCAATGGTCCCGCCAAGCGTGCCGTGGTCGAGGGCTACCGTATCGCGGGCAAGACGGGTACGGTGCGTAAGGTGACCTCCGGTGGCTATCAGAAGACGGCCTATCGCTCCTTGTTCGCCGGCATTGCGCCGGTGTCCGACCCGCGCATCGTGACCGTGGTGATGATCGAGAATCCCAAGGGCGAGGAATACTACGGGGGCCTAGTCGCGGCGCCGGTGTTCGGTCGCGTGGTCGGCAAGGCGCTGCGTCTTCTGGATGTGCCACCTGACAGCGCCGTCGGCGAGTGA
- a CDS encoding ClpXP protease specificity-enhancing factor: MLSSRPYLARALYEWLLDNDNTPYIVVDAEQDGVQVPRQHVQNGQIVLNIAPGAVRDLLIANEGVSFNARFGGQPMHVSVPTPALVALYSRENGVGMVFGHEPVMPGADDLAFGEAASDEATSGEEAQAPSRPALASVGGASSAADDEQGEEASRGDAAADEVASAEEQEGGSISSSDEEGGDDQPKPPRKGRPSLRVIK; the protein is encoded by the coding sequence ATGCTTTCCAGTCGCCCTTATCTGGCACGTGCGCTCTACGAGTGGCTGCTGGATAACGACAATACGCCGTACATCGTGGTGGATGCCGAGCAGGATGGCGTTCAGGTGCCGCGTCAACACGTGCAGAATGGCCAGATCGTTCTGAACATCGCGCCGGGTGCCGTGCGTGATCTGCTCATCGCCAATGAGGGTGTCAGCTTCAATGCCCGTTTCGGTGGTCAGCCGATGCACGTCAGCGTGCCGACACCGGCGCTGGTGGCGCTGTACTCTCGCGAGAATGGCGTTGGCATGGTGTTCGGGCATGAGCCTGTCATGCCGGGTGCGGATGACCTGGCCTTCGGTGAGGCAGCCTCGGATGAGGCGACCTCCGGTGAGGAGGCTCAGGCGCCTTCACGTCCGGCTCTGGCCAGTGTCGGTGGTGCCAGCAGCGCTGCTGATGATGAGCAGGGTGAGGAGGCGTCACGGGGTGATGCGGCGGCCGATGAGGTCGCGAGTGCCGAGGAGCAGGAGGGCGGCAGCATCTCCTCCTCCGATGAGGAAGGCGGCGATGATCAGCCGAAGCCTCCCCGCAAGGGGCGTCCGTCGCTGCGAGTCATCAAGTAA
- a CDS encoding BON domain-containing protein, which produces MTPKYLLSLMATAGFLSLAGCTTVADLTHSGPIDEDYGDRTLGAQVEDESIETKIEVNLGKIDARFNDAHVNVNAYNGMVLLTGQVPSDELKQRAAEVAKDVRRVRQVHNALEVSANAPTSQRVQDTWLTTRVKATLAADANIDSGRIMVLTENASVYLMGIVTRSEADQIVSKVSEVGGIQRIAKVFEYLD; this is translated from the coding sequence ATGACGCCAAAGTACCTGCTTTCCCTCATGGCCACCGCCGGCTTTCTATCCCTTGCGGGCTGTACCACCGTGGCCGACCTGACTCACAGTGGTCCCATTGACGAGGACTACGGTGATCGCACTCTGGGCGCTCAAGTGGAAGACGAGAGCATCGAGACCAAGATCGAAGTCAATCTCGGCAAGATCGATGCGCGCTTCAATGACGCCCATGTCAACGTGAATGCCTACAACGGCATGGTCCTGCTGACCGGGCAAGTGCCCAGCGACGAGCTCAAGCAACGCGCCGCGGAAGTCGCCAAGGATGTCCGTCGCGTACGCCAGGTACACAACGCCCTGGAAGTCAGCGCCAATGCGCCTACCAGCCAGCGCGTCCAGGACACCTGGCTGACCACCCGCGTCAAGGCGACTCTCGCGGCCGATGCCAACATCGATTCCGGGCGCATCATGGTGCTGACCGAGAATGCCAGCGTCTACCTGATGGGCATCGTGACCCGCTCGGAGGCCGACCAGATCGTCAGCAAGGTCTCGGAAGTCGGTGGCATCCAGCGTATCGCCAAGGTCTTCGAGTATCTTGATTGA
- the ftsL gene encoding cell division protein FtsL — MAGRKQQGSWRGNWPIRFQMRWRHLCFVVLMICLLGSAAAVVVSSHLSRGQYAQLQKLEAARDDARARWGRLLLEESAWSAPARIESISTERLEMRVPDVHDVEVIR, encoded by the coding sequence ATGGCGGGACGCAAGCAGCAGGGCAGCTGGAGAGGGAACTGGCCGATCAGGTTCCAGATGCGTTGGCGTCATCTGTGCTTCGTGGTGCTGATGATCTGCCTGCTGGGATCCGCCGCTGCTGTCGTCGTAAGCTCCCATCTCTCGCGCGGCCAATACGCGCAACTCCAGAAGCTCGAGGCGGCGCGTGATGATGCGCGTGCTCGCTGGGGGCGCCTGCTGCTTGAGGAAAGTGCCTGGTCCGCCCCTGCGCGTATCGAGAGCATCAGTACCGAGCGTCTCGAGATGCGCGTACCGGATGTCCACGATGTCGAGGTCATTCGCTGA
- the rsmI gene encoding 16S rRNA (cytidine(1402)-2'-O)-methyltransferase — protein MSESSEGVLYVVATPIGNLDDLSPRAARVLGEVDLIAAEDTRHSARLLRHLGLEVPMMSLHDHNERGRVDQLCEALEAGRRVALVSDAGTPLISDPGFIVVRALRERGFKVVPLPGPCALITALSAAGLPTDRFTFEGFLAHKGGPRQARLTALREDSATHVLYESPHRIQALLKDIHDVLGARRVVLARELTKTFETFLDGTAAELLAMMEADGDQTRGEFVVMIEGAPAREGDEAASVEGDALLKVLWEEGVGVKQMAAIAARLVGGRKKAWYAKAQALKDAAEPREA, from the coding sequence ATGTCTGAGTCTTCTGAAGGCGTATTGTACGTGGTCGCCACGCCGATTGGTAACCTCGATGACCTCAGCCCACGTGCCGCGCGGGTGCTGGGCGAAGTGGATCTGATCGCGGCTGAGGACACCCGCCACAGTGCCCGTCTGCTGCGCCATCTGGGGCTGGAAGTCCCCATGATGTCACTGCATGACCATAATGAGCGCGGGCGGGTCGATCAGCTGTGCGAGGCCCTGGAGGCGGGGCGGCGTGTCGCGCTGGTCTCCGACGCCGGGACGCCGCTGATCTCCGATCCCGGCTTCATCGTGGTGCGGGCGCTGCGGGAGCGCGGATTCAAGGTAGTCCCGCTTCCCGGCCCCTGCGCGTTGATTACCGCGCTCAGCGCTGCTGGCCTGCCGACGGATCGCTTCACCTTCGAGGGGTTTCTCGCTCACAAGGGTGGGCCACGTCAGGCGCGCCTCACGGCACTGCGTGAGGATAGCGCGACGCATGTGCTTTATGAGTCGCCTCACCGTATCCAGGCGTTGTTGAAGGATATCCACGACGTTCTCGGGGCGCGCCGAGTCGTGTTGGCACGTGAGCTGACCAAGACCTTCGAGACCTTCCTGGACGGGACGGCTGCTGAGCTGCTGGCGATGATGGAGGCGGATGGCGATCAGACGCGCGGTGAATTCGTGGTCATGATCGAAGGGGCTCCGGCACGTGAGGGCGACGAGGCTGCCAGCGTCGAGGGTGATGCGCTTCTCAAGGTGCTGTGGGAAGAGGGGGTCGGCGTCAAGCAGATGGCGGCGATCGCCGCTCGTCTGGTCGGCGGGCGCAAGAAGGCCTGGTATGCCAAGGCACAAGCCCTGAAGGATGCGGCGGAACCACGAGAAGCGTAA
- a CDS encoding phosphoheptose isomerase, whose amino-acid sequence MDFQSRILGHFNASIDTKTYASEVLPPFIEAASQMMVQSLVNDGKILACGNGGSAGDSQHFSSELLNRFERERPSLPAIALTTDTSTLTSIANDYSYNEVFSKQIRALGQPGDILLAISTSGNSANVVQAIQAAHDRDMRVVALTGRDGGDMASLLGSEDCEIRVPATSTARIQEVHLLAIHCLCDLIDHQLFGSNE is encoded by the coding sequence ATGGATTTCCAATCTCGTATTCTCGGCCACTTCAACGCCAGCATCGACACCAAGACATACGCCAGTGAAGTGCTGCCGCCCTTCATCGAAGCGGCGAGTCAGATGATGGTCCAGAGCCTGGTCAATGACGGCAAGATTCTGGCCTGCGGCAACGGCGGCAGCGCCGGTGACAGCCAGCACTTCTCGTCAGAGCTGCTCAATCGCTTCGAGCGTGAACGCCCGAGCCTGCCGGCCATCGCCCTGACCACCGACACCTCGACGTTGACGTCCATTGCCAACGATTACAGCTACAACGAGGTGTTCTCCAAGCAGATTCGCGCCCTGGGCCAGCCCGGCGACATCCTGCTGGCCATTTCCACCAGCGGCAACTCCGCCAACGTGGTACAGGCCATCCAGGCGGCCCATGACCGCGACATGCGCGTGGTGGCACTGACCGGTCGTGACGGTGGCGACATGGCTTCCCTGCTGGGCAGCGAAGATTGCGAGATCCGCGTACCGGCGACCTCCACCGCGCGCATTCAAGAAGTCCATCTGCTGGCCATTCATTGCCTGTGTGATCTGATCGATCACCAGCTGTTCGGCAGCAACGAATAA
- the rsmH gene encoding 16S rRNA (cytosine(1402)-N(4))-methyltransferase RsmH, whose protein sequence is MSAAESEAADRFAHVSVMLDGAVDGLIQDVSGVYFDGTFGRGGHSRLILSRLDDGGRLIACDRDPQALAEAATIEDSRFSIHAGEFARLGEYAEREGVHGQLDGILLDIGVSSPQLDDAERGFSFMNDGPLDMRMDPTSGESAAEWLSRASAEDMAWVFKTYGEERYAKRLARAVVERRAERPITRTGDFASLIKDAHPNWEKHKHPATRVFQAIRIHVNGELDELTRALDAGLEALKPGGRLVVISFHSLEDRIVKRFMRDKARGDQAPRGMPIREDQLNKRLKLVGKAQKASESEVQANVRSRSAVMRIAEKLK, encoded by the coding sequence ATGTCAGCCGCCGAATCCGAAGCTGCGGATCGCTTCGCGCATGTCAGTGTCATGCTCGATGGCGCGGTGGATGGGCTGATTCAGGACGTCTCCGGTGTCTATTTCGACGGTACTTTCGGGCGCGGCGGTCACTCACGCCTGATCCTGTCGCGTCTCGATGACGGTGGACGTCTGATCGCCTGTGATCGCGACCCCCAGGCATTGGCGGAAGCCGCCACCATCGAGGATTCCCGTTTTTCCATTCACGCCGGTGAATTTGCCCGCCTGGGCGAATATGCCGAGCGGGAAGGCGTGCATGGTCAGCTCGATGGCATTCTGCTGGATATCGGCGTGTCCTCGCCGCAGCTGGATGATGCCGAGCGTGGCTTCAGCTTCATGAATGATGGTCCGCTGGACATGCGCATGGACCCCACCAGTGGCGAGAGTGCCGCTGAGTGGTTGTCACGTGCCAGTGCCGAGGACATGGCGTGGGTCTTCAAGACCTACGGTGAGGAGCGCTATGCCAAGCGTCTTGCACGTGCGGTGGTCGAGCGTCGCGCCGAGCGTCCCATCACGCGGACCGGTGACTTCGCCAGCCTGATCAAGGACGCGCATCCCAACTGGGAGAAGCACAAGCACCCGGCGACGCGTGTCTTCCAGGCGATCCGCATCCATGTCAACGGCGAGCTGGATGAGTTGACCCGCGCGCTGGATGCTGGCCTGGAAGCCCTGAAACCGGGGGGAAGGCTGGTGGTGATCAGCTTCCATTCGCTGGAAGACCGTATCGTCAAACGCTTCATGCGCGACAAGGCGCGTGGCGATCAGGCGCCGCGTGGCATGCCCATTCGCGAAGATCAACTCAACAAGCGCCTCAAGCTGGTCGGCAAGGCTCAGAAGGCCTCCGAAAGCGAGGTGCAGGCGAACGTACGCTCACGCAGCGCCGTGATGCGCATCGCCGAGAAGCTGAAATAA